GATATCGGGAGCAGCGACTTGTTTCTATGGATTCGTAGGATTTGATTGTATTGCGACAACGGGTAAGAAATTACGTACAAGTTCGTACAAATTTGACGACCTTACGTTACAGTGACCCCACCTAGGCGCTCTTAGTTTCTTTTGGGACACTCCTACTAAGAAGGACTTTGTTGGGTTCCGAAGGTCCCATTTCAAAGGGCACCTCTTTAAGCTCAGTtctcactaaagcttggttcccactagcgacacaaCGTAACGCAATTTACTCAACGTAAGCAAATTCCCTTCCAGTAATTGTGTTTGCcgccgcctgcgtgaaatcaaacctgcgatttaTACAACACTGTTGCGTCGTGGGTTCCCACTCAATTTGCGTCAATaagtcgttgcgttgcgttctagtggcaACCACGctttggacgcaacgcaaagacgtaagcCACAACGCAAACGAATTTACCAATCAAAATCAACATTTGAATAATCAATCGCCTTGATGCGCTGCGTCTTTAATGGGAAACAAGCTTTACCGACACGTTAGACGTCCAATTCCTAAGTCAGTTGTGTCTCCGTTAAGTTGAATTGCTATCCCCCTTGGTGATGGCCCGAGAGGTGTCATCAGCTCCATTAGTGGTTAAACCATTTTAggccaaaataaaataaccggATTTATAATTCACAGGTGAAGAAGCCAAGAACCCCCGACGAGCCATCCCGATCAGTATTGTGATATCACTGTTCTTTATATTCATCGCATACTTCGGCATTTCCATGACCATAACGCTCATGTGCCCATACTTCCTTCTGGATGAGAAAGCACCGCTGCCATTCGTATTCGATTACGTCGGTTGGACTTCGGCAAAATACGTCATTTCCATCGGCGCTGTGTGTGCGCTGTCAACTAGGtgagttttttaattaaaaaagagAGAAATTGAACGCTTTTTTGACGATCATGAAACACATGCAGTCCTAATAAAACGATCAAAGTATCACTCATTGTATGTCCGTTTAAATTGGCTCTTGATACCAACTTAGtcagatattaataataactaagCCAGAACGAgtttattaaatacattgaGTGCTAGCTAAATAGAGTTTTGTTTATCCTTTAGTTTGCTTGGAGCGATGTTTCCACTTCCTCGAGTTATCTACGCCATGGCTAGTGACGGCATCATATTTAGGTTCCTTGCTCGAATCAACAGCCGCACCAAGACACCTGTACTGGCTACTATTCTATCTGGAGTATTTGCAGGTATTCTAAAGCTGATTCGCACCATgcaggacgcaacgcaaggacgtaaagcgCACCATACCgcaaagtaatttgaccaatcacgacgcgtcGATCATCCATGTTTGGTAAACTCACGTGCGTAGTGCCTCTACGTCGGTTGCGTGCGTCCAAGTGAATGTTCTTAGACGTTCTGTCATTTTATGATTCTGATACATGAAACCATTGTCGTAATGGAGTTTAATGTTGGGGAGAGAAGAGGAGGACATAATCAGATTGGTACCATTGTTTCCACTTTGGAGCAAAAGATGGGTTATCACCCATTTAATTAAACCAACATTTCAATGAATGTGTTCTCTTCCTGTTGGCAAAAAAACTTATCTCAAGGCATTATTCCattgatatattttaataacttgtaGGTTTGATGGCGTTGATCTTTGACCTTGATGAGCTTGTAAACATGATGTCTATAGGAACTTTGCTTGCTTATACATTGGTAGCTTTCTCAGTTGTTGTATTGAGGTAAGAGACTCTCTCACGATTAAATCTTTCCTTTCCAAAATTCCTATGTTTGACGATCGAAACACGCCTTAAAATCAGATTGTTTTTTCGCCGATGATGTCACAACGCATATTGATTTCTTTgccgtcgtgaggtggtttcccgaattaTTAtgaaatcaaaacggtactgggtataaCTAGCGTTCTGGTTACCAACTACCCATCTATTCATAGAAGTACATGATGTAGCAGCCTATTTGTACGATGACTATAGAATTGACCCGTGACGTGACTTAGAAGAAGGTGATTAAAGTCACCATCACCgtcattaattcattttaaatttttaacattGTAGATATAGAGCGAGTAATGATAAAGATAGTGACTCGGTAAACGGTGTGGATACACATTATAGCAACGGTGTTGGGCTCTCACCGTCGTCAATTTCATCTACCCGACTTCGGATTGTGCATTCAGACGTTCCAACGCAACGCTcagaaaatatttcaaaaatatgtatAGGAGTAACATGTAAGTAATTTGAAAATGGCCGCCGCTAGAGAACATAACTAAAAGTTGTTTCCCATACCagcagtactgttggtatttgtcgccaGACGTAAGATAAAAAAGACTAGTTCCGGAGATCAACAGGTTTATCTGTTGCGCGACACGATTAGTTCCACGCCCCTTTTAATACCAGACAGAGAATTGTtagtatttgtcgcagccagacataagatcaaaaggACGGTTACGAATTtatatcttggcaaggcgagctgagtgtcctgttgttagattgcctttttgtcctagtgagaaccaatgCTTGTCGAATCTCAAACACAGTCACCACATTCATACCCTAAACATTACCGTGTAGTAGTTACCGTTTAGTAGAATAATACGATACATCCGAAATACGAAACAACTAACATCCGGGTGTGTGCGCAATGATTGCAAGTGACACATAttcaaagtaataataatatataacctTTTTTTCTTTCCCAGGTACTGCAATAATAGCAATTTCTGTACTAATAGTATTCGCACTAGATGATATAGCAAAGGCCAAATGGTGGGCATTACTACTCTTGATTATAACATCAACTTGTTTAGTAGCTGGTGGCTCCATTTTGGCCTTGCTGCCGCAAGATTCAACCGAGTTAGCATTTAAGGTAAGAATATCATACTGGACCAAGATTTCGGtccagatgtttttttgttaaacaaaTCATGTGTCTGTCTTTTTGTTCCTTTTTAGAAATGCTTTTCAtgctaaattgtatttttagaagaaaataaatgttatcttGGAtttaatgattgattgatttatgtaattatatttgaatgaatattgtaaagctctgtctacactatcaaactttaggcGACACCAAATGTGATCATGCCCATAAATggacatatttgggcacatcacactttttttttcaaactagtttgatagtgtagacagagctttatattcaTAATTCTCTTTCATAGGTTCCTCTGGTACCACTTCTTCCATTATTTAGTATATGGTTTAACGTAATCTTAATGCTGAAGTTGGATTATCAAACATGGATCCGATTTGCCGTGTGGATGGCAATTGGTAAGTTAAACACAGGATGCGTAGATCAAAAGGGGTATCTGTGGCTGCGAACCGATCAGTTCCACGCGTCAAACCTGCGCGCTGTTTTGGGTATGATGTGTTTTGTAAAAAAGACACTGCAAGGTACCGGTACTTAAATTAGTATAAATATATAGTCGataattgttataattttatttctttacagGGTTTGtagtatattttgtttatggtATTTTCAACAGCAACGAAAGGAAACGATACGTCGATGAAGATAAAGACGAAAGCGACGAAACAGCAAAACTATTAGACAACTGAATGTAATGTTTTTAGTTTAATCTACATTGATTTTACGTGAGGTGGCCTATTAGCACTACATGAATATCTGTATTGttctttattatgtttataacgtcattttaaaccatttaacatattttttaatttgtacagTACAAATTCACTTTTGTTGTAATAATCCCAGGCCTAAGTTTTAATCCAATTAATAATGTTCAGTATTGTTGTTAatttttaatgataatttgtttttgttataatcATATGTTTTAGATAGTATGtaaagttttattattaatgtcaTTGTTTGTATGTAGGCATATGTGATGATCttatacattaattttaacgatttatttgattatgattaGGCCTATCCAATGTGTAGCTAGTTGTACTTAATATATAGGTATTGTACTAAGCATTGACGTAGGCCTGTCTGCCTATTCAATAGGCCTATTtcttaaaaatttatttttaaaaatggagcAATAAATATCTTTGTATACAATACACGCAAAATACTAATTTATtggattttttttacaaaattgagCCGAAACCGGAAAAAAAAGTCTATCGTGTCCTTACATCAATCTCCGTCTCATGTCAGATCATACTTAGATTCGCCTTCGAATCTgttgaaattgtttatttttaaaataattgtgcAAGTAGTCAACATTTGGTGTAAATGTcgaataattattaaaaacaaaaagagaacTACTTTTTGTCGAGAATACCGGCGTGCTAAGATGTTGAGCATGAGCTTGCCGCCGGTAAACTTTCACCAACACGTGATAATATCTCCACCAATAGGACGTTCGTATTAGATCAGAAGTTTGGTCTGAAAATCAGACGTACTTACAACGAACAACTTGTACTATtcttagcctagcctagtttgTAATAAATATCTTCTATTCTGCTCAATGAACAAAAATCGTGTGGAATTACTTGATACCGATGTCGTATATTTCATATTCACACATCGTTGCAATTCGATTATTGTAGGTATTTACTTGTCAGTAGTAGAAGATGGCCTCTAAGCCCTAGGCTACACGGTTATCAACTGCCCGTGAGTGTGTACTTATCACCAGGCGTACGCCGCACAACATTACTTTGCGTACAGGTTAAATTTAGCAGACAACCGCAATTCACAGTGGAAAATAACGATGGAGCTAGTTTTCCTCCTTGGATCTATAAAGGAGATGTTCATGGTATAACAACATCCATGATAATTCACAGGATTTTTCAGAAAGAAAAATTCGGGTAAGCAATTATTATTCCTTATTATTTCTTAGATTTAGTGTAAAACAGGATAGCCTCTCCTAGACCAAGTTGAATGTTGAAAGCAACAATAGTTGAGTGACGAGATGGTATTTTAAACTCAAACCAAGCtgcaaaataatgatttttctCAAAGCAATATGGAATAGGTTGAGTCATTTGAGTGGCCCATCCTGTTGTATATCAGTTTACCTGCCAAAGTCACTTGGCtcaatcaaggcaatctaacaacaggatgatgagctccggagatcaaagagtttatctgtggctgtgacacAATCAGTTCCACGCTCCTTAACACCACACACCACagaaatagtacagtactgttggtatttgttgcagccagacataagatcaaatgactgttacgagttcctatctttgcaaggcgagctcagtgtgtGGTTGCCTTGGCTCAATCCTACAGTAACATTGGTGTGAAACTGCTCTTCATTCAAAAAgcagtatacagtagtatattatAATAGAAAACAAATTCCGAAGGTTACactaatgtaattttattatctTAATGATAAAAACTtactaaatttataaaaaattgaaaaatatgcaACACAACATCACCATTCTAGAACTGCAAACTGTCTAATTATTGATGTATTCAATAttccacaaaataataatttggtataatatataaatataaaggaaATACTTTCCTATGAACAAACTAGGGGAAATGATGTTGACAGTccttattaaggagacactttgttcGGTCCcgaaggtgtctccttaataggtgtTTAACTGTATTATAAGTACTATagctaattttaaaataaataagttcTACATACATCATTTAGCACTGTGAACTTTTACTACTGTAACTGGAAAATTACAATATTGTGAAATTGATTATTGGAAATTCTGAgtctaaaataatacaatgaGTTTTTTTTATCCAGGGCTCTCCTTTAACATTATTAGCAATAGTACCACCAGTGccatggtataattaaattcaCTTAAAATAGGCTAACAAGATCATTTGATTGCTTGGTCAATAGACATCTCCAATGACATTGATTTGTACAAGAGATGGCACTGACAATGATATCATCAGCCAACACAGCtttaagctcagtctacactatagcaaactagtttgacaaaaaggtgtGATTTGATCaaatagtgatatgcccacatatggtagtggtatgacatcatcatgtccatatataggcacatcacatttttttgtcacatgaagtttgatagtgtagacaaggctttagtcTACACAGGAGACTGCATTGACAATATCTTTTGAAGATTGTGAATTTGGCCTGTACAAGATATGGCATTAATGAGGATCTCATCTGCAGTATGTGGCATCAATCTGCACAAGACATGGCAGAGCCAATTTCACTTTGCGTCTGTATGCCGAATCCTTCTGGATTGGGTTTTGTTCCAAGTAGACCGTCTGTAGATTGGTGGCGTTGCGTAGCTTATCTAGGTCAGCAAAGTTTTCCAGCAGATTTCCATTAAACTTTTTGaaccaaaaatatatatatataaaaatatggaTTTCAAACAGTGTACAtaaatctgtctacactataaaactagtttgccAAATAAAgtgtgtctaaatatggtagtgatatgcccaaatatggtagagatatgacatcatgtgcATAGACAAAGCTTACATAATATAGTAA
This is a stretch of genomic DNA from Antedon mediterranea chromosome 3, ecAntMedi1.1, whole genome shotgun sequence. It encodes these proteins:
- the LOC140045234 gene encoding cationic amino acid transporter 2-like — its product is MTILNFFSPLFRKKHFAKQDVSKTELKRCLTTVDLTFLGIGSTLGAGAYILSGQVAKEKAGPAVVLSFLVAAVASLLAGLCYAEFGARVPRTGSAYVYSYVTVGEIWAFVIGWNLILEYVIGTSSVARAWSAYFDTLVGGKIEAFTLEHLKINVSWLADYPDFLAFSICILLSILLGIGVKESSRFNTIFTIVNLIVLTYVIICGMFKADTDNWKIPEDDVPPKYGDGGFFPYGFSGMISGAATCFYGFVGFDCIATTGEEAKNPRRAIPISIVISLFFIFIAYFGISMTITLMCPYFLLDEKAPLPFVFDYVGWTSAKYVISIGAVCALSTSLLGAMFPLPRVIYAMASDGIIFRFLARINSRTKTPVLATILSGVFAGLMALIFDLDELVNMMSIGTLLAYTLVAFSVVVLRYRASNDKDSDSVNGVDTHYSNGVGLSPSSISSTRLRIVHSDVPTQRSENISKICIGVTCTAIIAISVLIVFALDDIAKAKWWALLLLIITSTCLVAGGSILALLPQDSTELAFKVPLVPLLPLFSIWFNVILMLKLDYQTWIRFAVWMAIGFVVYFVYGIFNSNERKRYVDEDKDESDETAKLLDN